The Methanocaldococcus jannaschii DSM 2661 genome has a segment encoding these proteins:
- the hisB gene encoding imidazoleglycerol-phosphate dehydratase HisB, giving the protein MRIFEVMRETKETNIYLKINIDGTGKYKIDTGIPFFDHLLASFAKHGCFDLIVKARGDLEIDDHHTVEDVGICLGLALNQIEKRNIFRFGWAIIPMDDARATVAIDLSGRSYCVGNYEPKREFVGDLATENINHFFESVASYGMLNIHYEVIGKNEHHKAEALFKAFGVALDLATKIDERKGVISTKGEVKL; this is encoded by the coding sequence ATGAGGATTTTTGAAGTAATGAGGGAAACAAAAGAGACTAATATTTACCTAAAAATAAACATTGATGGAACTGGAAAATATAAAATAGACACGGGTATTCCATTTTTTGACCATTTGTTGGCATCTTTTGCTAAACATGGATGTTTTGATTTGATTGTTAAGGCAAGAGGGGATTTGGAGATAGATGACCACCACACTGTTGAAGATGTTGGAATTTGCTTAGGTTTAGCCTTAAATCAGATTGAAAAGAGGAATATTTTTAGATTCGGCTGGGCTATAATTCCAATGGACGATGCAAGGGCTACTGTAGCGATAGATTTAAGTGGAAGGAGTTATTGTGTAGGAAATTATGAGCCAAAAAGAGAGTTTGTTGGAGACTTAGCAACTGAGAATATAAATCACTTTTTTGAGTCAGTTGCAAGTTATGGAATGCTAAATATCCATTATGAAGTTATTGGAAAGAATGAGCATCACAAGGCAGAGGCTTTGTTTAAGGCTTTTGGAGTAGCTTTAGATTTAGCTACAAAAATTGATGAAAGGAAGGGAGTTATAAGCACTAAGGGAGAGGTTAAGCTATAA
- a CDS encoding DUF986 family protein produces the protein MESILFIAIAFLINSFISYKITNMQPKIKSRIFKRVKMHYLNLIEGKKAEFDKKAMPILFGFMIIALISFNILLYVVYNCPVSITSIIAEILIIISMIIIWKAFNKEISVYLCDDGIYYSNKFISWKNIENVKKDDGFIVLFGKKKKILGRKLYLLQRIYLKYDEEIENIIKNQIEKFRDKA, from the coding sequence GTGGAGTCTATACTATTTATTGCAATTGCATTTTTAATTAATAGCTTTATCTCCTATAAAATAACAAATATGCAACCAAAAATTAAAAGTAGGATTTTTAAAAGAGTTAAAATGCACTATCTTAATTTGATTGAAGGTAAAAAGGCAGAGTTTGATAAGAAAGCAATGCCTATATTGTTTGGATTTATGATTATTGCTTTAATTTCCTTTAATATTTTATTGTATGTGGTTTATAATTGTCCAGTTTCAATAACTTCAATAATTGCAGAAATTCTTATTATTATATCAATGATTATTATATGGAAAGCATTTAACAAAGAAATTTCTGTCTATTTGTGTGATGATGGAATTTATTATAGTAATAAATTTATAAGTTGGAAAAATATTGAGAATGTTAAAAAAGATGATGGGTTTATCGTATTGTTCGGAAAGAAAAAGAAAATATTAGGACGAAAACTTTACTTACTTCAAAGAATTTATTTAAAATATGATGAAGAAATTGAAAACATCATTAAAAACCAGATAGAAAAATTTAGGGATAAAGCATGA
- a CDS encoding fibrillarin-like rRNA/tRNA 2'-O-methyltransferase: MEDIKIKEIFENIYEVDLGDGLKRIATKSIVKGKKVYDEKIIKIGDEEYRIWNPNKSKLAAAIIKGLKVMPIKRDSKILYLGASAGTTPSHVADIADKGIVYAIEYAPRIMRELLDACAERENIIPILGDANKPQEYANIVEKVDVIYEDVAQPNQAEILIKNAKWFLKKGGYGMIAIKARSIDVTKDPKEIFKEQKEILEAGGFKIVDEVDIEPFEKDHVMFVGIWEGK; the protein is encoded by the coding sequence ATGGAAGACATTAAAATCAAAGAGATTTTTGAAAACATCTATGAAGTTGATTTAGGAGATGGCTTAAAAAGAATAGCAACAAAATCTATTGTTAAGGGAAAAAAAGTATATGATGAAAAAATAATAAAAATTGGAGATGAAGAGTATAGAATTTGGAATCCAAATAAAAGTAAGTTGGCAGCTGCAATAATTAAAGGTTTAAAGGTTATGCCAATAAAAAGAGATTCAAAAATCTTATACTTAGGAGCTTCAGCTGGAACTACACCATCTCACGTTGCAGATATTGCTGATAAAGGCATTGTATATGCCATAGAGTATGCACCAAGGATTATGAGAGAGCTTTTAGATGCATGTGCTGAGAGGGAAAACATAATCCCAATTTTAGGAGATGCAAATAAACCTCAAGAATATGCAAATATTGTTGAAAAGGTAGATGTTATCTATGAGGATGTTGCTCAGCCAAATCAAGCGGAGATTTTAATTAAAAATGCTAAGTGGTTTTTAAAGAAAGGCGGTTATGGAATGATAGCAATAAAGGCAAGGAGTATAGATGTTACAAAAGACCCAAAAGAGATTTTTAAAGAACAAAAAGAAATTTTAGAGGCAGGAGGTTTTAAAATAGTTGATGAGGTAGATATTGAGCCGTTTGAAAAAGACCACGTCATGTTTGTAGGTATTTGGGAGGGAAAATAA